The following coding sequences lie in one Amycolatopsis cihanbeyliensis genomic window:
- a CDS encoding DUF397 domain-containing protein, whose translation MTDRHTGWFKSSFSANNSSCVEARFAGPRVQLRDSKRRTPGPILEFDRTAWAVFLRSQRG comes from the coding sequence ATGACGGATAGGCACACCGGCTGGTTCAAGTCGTCGTTCAGTGCGAACAACTCCTCCTGCGTCGAGGCACGTTTCGCCGGTCCCCGGGTACAACTCCGGGACAGCAAGCGCCGCACCCCCGGCCCGATCCTCGAGTTCGACCGGACGGCGTGGGCGGTCTTCCTGCGCAGCCAGCGTGGGTGA
- a CDS encoding helix-turn-helix domain-containing protein, protein MPSSPTVASWDLGQRLREKRELVGLKGSAVAKRLELSAQFLSAAEHGRKKLPVDKLNALIKIYEVPEDEAAELRTLRDASAQRGWWNQFTALFSDELLRLFGFEHGAESICAFDNGLMNGLLQTEDYARAIIEAGSPNIRLAEVDRRVEARMIRQRRLSGADPLQLTAIMSESTIRQQVGGPAVLAAQLDRLLRLIEDHPDNLDVRIVPYTATGHHAMGGSSFNLMTFPSGKVATLVWQETVTSTELIADALMVREYGLAYAEIEKTALDRRATVDLITQVARELR, encoded by the coding sequence TTGCCCTCGTCCCCGACCGTGGCCAGCTGGGACCTTGGGCAACGACTACGCGAGAAGCGTGAACTGGTGGGCCTGAAGGGTTCCGCGGTGGCCAAGCGGCTCGAGCTGTCCGCGCAGTTCCTCAGCGCGGCCGAGCACGGCCGGAAGAAGCTGCCCGTGGACAAGCTCAACGCGCTGATCAAGATCTACGAGGTGCCCGAGGACGAGGCAGCCGAGCTACGCACCCTGCGCGACGCGTCCGCGCAGCGCGGCTGGTGGAACCAGTTCACGGCGCTGTTCAGCGACGAGTTGCTGCGCCTGTTCGGCTTCGAACACGGCGCCGAGTCGATCTGCGCCTTCGACAACGGCCTGATGAACGGACTGCTACAGACCGAGGACTACGCCCGCGCGATCATCGAGGCGGGCAGCCCGAACATCCGGCTGGCCGAGGTCGACCGCCGGGTGGAGGCCCGGATGATCCGGCAACGGCGGCTGAGCGGCGCGGATCCGCTACAACTGACCGCGATCATGAGCGAGTCCACCATCCGGCAGCAGGTCGGCGGTCCTGCCGTGCTCGCGGCGCAGCTCGATCGCCTGCTGCGGCTCATCGAGGACCATCCGGACAACCTCGACGTCCGGATCGTGCCGTACACCGCGACCGGCCACCACGCGATGGGCGGCTCCTCGTTCAACCTGATGACGTTCCCTTCCGGCAAAGTCGCTACCCTGGTATGGCAAGAAACGGTCACCTCCACCGAGCTCATCGCGGACGCGCTGATGGTCCGGGAGTACGGCCTGGCCTACGCGGAGATCGAGAAGACCGCACTCGACCGGAGGGCGACCGTGGACCTGATCACCCAGGTCGCAAGGGAGCTGAGATGA
- a CDS encoding FecCD family ABC transporter permease, whose product MTPQQSRVPARPLPSRRALTLTIGVLSAILVVSVVVAITLGPTVIPLADSLRYLGAALTGGRIDPAEITGYSIIWQVRTPRVLLAMVVGAGLSVIGVAVQAMVRNALADPFILGVSSGASVGASAVVAFGLFAGLGVYALSAAAFLGALLASVLVYLAARSRAGLSPLRLVLTGVALAYGFQAVMSVIVFFAPFGEAARTVLFWLLGSLGGATWGSLPIAAVAVGLAIVLLLRRGRSLDVLAMGDETAASLGVDTAALRRGLFLLTAVVTGALVAVSGAIGFVGLVMPHLVRILVGAAHTRVLIIAPFAGAIFLVWVDLVSRTLVAPRELPLGVITALVGVPVFVTLMRRRGYLFGGR is encoded by the coding sequence GTGACCCCGCAGCAGAGCCGCGTGCCCGCGCGCCCGTTGCCGTCCCGTCGCGCGCTCACCCTCACCATCGGTGTGCTGTCGGCGATCCTGGTGGTGTCGGTGGTCGTCGCGATCACGCTGGGGCCGACGGTGATTCCACTGGCCGACAGCCTGCGCTACCTCGGCGCGGCGCTCACCGGGGGCAGGATCGACCCCGCCGAGATCACCGGGTACTCGATCATCTGGCAGGTGCGCACCCCGCGCGTGCTGCTGGCCATGGTGGTCGGCGCCGGGTTGAGCGTGATCGGCGTGGCGGTGCAGGCCATGGTGCGCAACGCGCTGGCGGACCCGTTCATACTGGGCGTCTCCTCCGGCGCCTCGGTCGGGGCGAGCGCGGTGGTGGCCTTCGGCCTGTTCGCGGGACTCGGGGTGTACGCCCTGTCCGCGGCGGCCTTCCTCGGCGCGCTGCTCGCCTCCGTGCTGGTGTACCTCGCCGCCCGCAGCCGAGCCGGACTCAGCCCGCTGCGCCTGGTGCTCACCGGCGTCGCGCTCGCCTACGGATTCCAGGCCGTGATGAGTGTGATCGTGTTCTTCGCCCCCTTCGGTGAGGCGGCGCGCACCGTGTTGTTCTGGCTGCTCGGCAGCCTTGGCGGAGCCACCTGGGGGTCGCTGCCCATCGCGGCGGTCGCCGTCGGGTTGGCCATCGTGTTGCTGCTGCGCCGGGGCCGGTCGCTGGACGTGCTCGCCATGGGCGACGAGACCGCGGCCAGCCTCGGCGTGGATACCGCCGCCCTGCGCCGTGGCTTGTTCCTGCTGACCGCGGTGGTGACCGGCGCGCTGGTGGCCGTCAGCGGTGCCATCGGTTTCGTCGGGCTGGTCATGCCGCACCTGGTGCGCATCCTCGTCGGCGCTGCCCATACCAGGGTGCTGATCATCGCCCCGTTCGCCGGTGCGATCTTCCTGGTGTGGGTGGACCTGGTGTCTCGCACCCTGGTCGCGCCGCGCGAGCTGCCGCTCGGCGTGATCACCGCGCTGGTCGGCGTCCCGGTGTTCGTCACCTTGATGCGCCGCCGTGGCTACCTGTTCGGAGGCCGTTGA
- a CDS encoding ABC transporter ATP-binding protein, giving the protein MRLTLDAVSVEIAGATLLRELSLKADSGEILGLIGPNGSGKSTALRCVYRALRPTAGTVLLDDVDLDTRSLRESARSIAALTQESNTELDFTVAEVVALGRFPHLHGGRALDERERELCREAMRRTDVVHLAERGVLSLSGGERQRVLIARALVQEPEVLVLDEPTNHLDVRHQVALLSFLRTCGLTVVVALHDLNLAAATCDRLAVLDAGSLVEAGPPAQVLRPDLIRRVFGVTPSVVTHPDTGTPQLLYELIDPSPTESPAESPTERSHQ; this is encoded by the coding sequence GTGCGCCTCACCCTGGACGCGGTCTCCGTCGAGATCGCCGGAGCGACCCTGCTGCGCGAGCTGAGCCTGAAGGCGGACAGCGGTGAGATCCTCGGGCTGATCGGACCCAACGGCAGCGGCAAGTCCACCGCGTTGCGCTGCGTCTACCGCGCGCTGCGACCCACTGCCGGAACCGTGCTGCTGGACGATGTGGACCTGGATACGCGTTCACTACGGGAAAGCGCCCGCTCGATCGCCGCGCTCACCCAGGAAAGCAACACCGAGCTCGATTTCACCGTCGCGGAAGTGGTGGCGCTGGGGCGTTTCCCGCATCTGCACGGGGGCAGGGCACTGGACGAGCGGGAGCGGGAGCTGTGCCGCGAAGCCATGCGGCGCACCGATGTCGTCCACCTCGCCGAACGGGGTGTGCTGTCCCTCTCCGGCGGCGAGCGGCAGCGGGTGCTGATCGCCCGTGCTCTCGTGCAGGAACCGGAGGTACTGGTGCTGGACGAGCCGACCAACCACCTCGACGTGCGGCACCAGGTGGCCCTGCTGTCCTTCCTGCGCACCTGCGGGCTCACCGTCGTGGTCGCGCTGCACGACCTGAACCTCGCCGCCGCGACCTGCGACCGGCTCGCCGTACTCGACGCCGGCTCGCTGGTCGAGGCGGGCCCACCCGCCCAGGTGCTCAGGCCGGACCTGATCCGGCGGGTGTTCGGGGTGACCCCCTCGGTGGTCACCCACCCGGACACCGGCACCCCGCAACTGCTCTACGAGCTCATCGACCCGTCCCCGACAGAGTCCCCGGCAGAGTCCCCGACAGAGAGGTCTCACCAGTGA
- a CDS encoding ABC transporter substrate-binding protein: MPIVLACSLLLAGCGADVASEAGAGPDTVTIENCGKTIDYPVPQRAVAYDMSATERMFALGLADRMRGIVMPSTTEGPVSRSPYRADYESVETLSTDVLSREVVIGAEADWVLAGWQSGFSEERGVTPALLDQVGIQSYMYTETCYNYGTDPITVPPLEALYTDLEQLGKIFRVEDRAERLIADLKARAATLERNQPDGEPARVFVYDSGTDKPFTSGAQTAPNVIVSLAGGRNIVGDLDERWTTIGWESVVDAAPEVITVVDYGDQPVQDKIAFLKSFPPLAESPAVRNDRFYVLDYGEAVSGPRNIEAAEKFGEYLRSIGR, encoded by the coding sequence ATGCCCATCGTCCTCGCCTGCTCCCTGCTCCTCGCGGGCTGCGGTGCCGATGTCGCGTCGGAGGCCGGAGCGGGGCCGGACACGGTGACGATCGAGAACTGCGGCAAGACCATCGACTATCCCGTCCCGCAACGCGCGGTCGCCTACGACATGAGCGCCACCGAACGAATGTTCGCGCTGGGGCTGGCCGATCGCATGCGCGGCATCGTCATGCCGTCCACCACGGAGGGGCCGGTGTCCCGCTCGCCGTATCGCGCGGACTACGAATCCGTGGAAACCCTCAGCACCGACGTGCTCAGCAGGGAGGTGGTGATCGGAGCCGAGGCGGACTGGGTGCTGGCGGGCTGGCAGTCAGGTTTCAGCGAGGAACGTGGTGTGACCCCCGCGCTGCTGGACCAGGTGGGCATCCAGAGCTACATGTACACCGAGACCTGCTACAACTACGGAACCGACCCGATCACCGTGCCGCCGCTGGAGGCGCTGTACACCGACCTGGAACAACTCGGGAAGATCTTCCGGGTCGAGGACCGGGCCGAGCGACTGATCGCGGACCTGAAGGCCAGGGCGGCCACCCTGGAGCGCAACCAGCCCGACGGCGAACCCGCACGGGTGTTCGTCTACGACTCCGGCACGGACAAGCCGTTCACCTCCGGTGCGCAGACCGCGCCGAATGTCATCGTGTCGCTCGCCGGCGGGCGCAATATCGTCGGTGACCTGGACGAGCGATGGACCACCATCGGCTGGGAGTCCGTTGTGGACGCCGCGCCCGAGGTGATCACCGTGGTGGACTACGGGGACCAGCCGGTGCAGGACAAGATCGCCTTCCTGAAGTCCTTCCCCCCGCTTGCCGAGTCACCCGCGGTGCGCAATGACCGGTTCTACGTGCTGGATTACGGCGAGGCCGTCAGCGGGCCGCGGAACATCGAAGCGGCCGAGAAGTTCGGCGAGTACCTGCGTTCCATCGGACGCTGA
- a CDS encoding Rossmann-like domain-containing protein, producing the protein MTLDAPGTVGQLTAEVLRGMAGPPPAGLVATSVFWLHHGTRLAGGDTTYLNQYVLVRLGGSFGACAFEEGELGPEVCREFSGAALDSLLSEGPTALRIAALDAYLAELRPHREAPDAERVELPAGPPEVRARARDAAVAGLLDIRSGARVGLIGVVNPLVEAIRQRGGDCLPCDLNLRRTQWGDRVTDSMDEVLDVADSVVATGMTLSNGSFDRILRRCRERALPLIVYAQTGSAVARAFLGSGVTAVSAEPFPFSQFSAEPTALYRYRAEAAV; encoded by the coding sequence GTGACACTCGACGCACCCGGCACGGTCGGGCAGTTGACGGCCGAGGTCCTGCGCGGCATGGCCGGGCCGCCGCCGGCCGGACTGGTGGCGACCAGCGTGTTCTGGCTGCACCACGGGACCCGGCTCGCCGGTGGTGACACCACCTACCTCAACCAGTACGTGCTGGTCCGGCTCGGCGGTTCCTTCGGCGCCTGCGCGTTCGAGGAGGGGGAACTCGGCCCGGAGGTCTGCCGCGAGTTCTCCGGTGCCGCGCTGGACTCGCTGCTGTCCGAGGGACCCACCGCGCTGCGGATCGCCGCGCTGGACGCCTATCTGGCCGAGCTGCGCCCACACCGCGAGGCGCCGGACGCCGAGCGGGTCGAGCTGCCCGCGGGGCCACCCGAGGTGCGCGCGCGGGCACGGGACGCCGCCGTTGCCGGTCTGCTGGACATCCGGTCCGGCGCGAGAGTCGGGCTGATCGGTGTGGTCAACCCGTTGGTCGAGGCCATCCGGCAGCGGGGAGGTGACTGCCTGCCCTGCGATCTCAACCTGCGCAGGACGCAGTGGGGCGATCGGGTCACCGATTCGATGGATGAGGTGCTGGACGTCGCCGACTCCGTGGTGGCGACCGGGATGACGCTGAGCAACGGCAGTTTCGACCGGATCCTGCGCCGCTGCCGGGAGCGAGCCCTGCCGCTGATCGTCTATGCCCAGACCGGGAGCGCGGTGGCCCGCGCGTTCCTCGGCTCCGGGGTGACCGCGGTCTCCGCGGAGCCGTTCCCGTTCTCCCAGTTCAGCGCCGAACCCACGGCGCTGTACCGCTACCGCGCGGAGGCCGCGGTATGA
- a CDS encoding MFS transporter codes for MTVAEPVPGDLRMIRTLWPVLLASAVGLVPFTVFSTFLVPIAGEAGTSVATMGSLRGLGGLAALLVGTALAPLIDRVPREWTAAGGLVLLGLSSVIGALGDLLALAAFCLLIGAATAVLNPALGAAAADRYGSGAAAGRAATLVTATQSLTAMLAAPVVALPALLWGWRGDLIALGAVAVLLAVILLGRRGEAVAESDQPRLGYLASFRALAAVPGALPLVLVAALRTSAFMGYLAYLAAFYDERFALSPEVFAFVWTLSGASFFVGNLLVGRFINAAGASTRIEAVLVGGLVVALAAIIGFYFSPVLPVALVLTAVLGLAHATVAACVVSLLVHRSGSLRGSALSINAAGMSLGVFAGAGLGGIGLGLGGYPGTAAVFGGLTLVALLAGAMVLRGRSTGPA; via the coding sequence ATGACCGTGGCCGAACCGGTTCCCGGTGACCTGCGGATGATCCGGACGCTGTGGCCGGTGCTGCTCGCCTCGGCCGTCGGGCTGGTTCCGTTCACCGTGTTCAGCACCTTCCTGGTGCCGATCGCGGGCGAGGCCGGTACCAGCGTGGCGACCATGGGCAGCCTGCGCGGGCTGGGCGGCCTTGCCGCGCTGCTGGTGGGCACCGCACTCGCCCCGCTGATCGACCGGGTGCCGAGGGAATGGACCGCGGCGGGCGGACTGGTCCTGCTCGGACTGTCCTCGGTGATCGGTGCGCTGGGCGACCTGCTCGCACTGGCGGCGTTCTGCCTGCTGATCGGCGCGGCGACCGCGGTGCTCAACCCGGCGCTCGGCGCCGCGGCCGCCGACAGGTACGGCTCCGGTGCGGCGGCGGGACGCGCGGCCACCCTGGTCACCGCCACGCAGTCGCTTACCGCGATGCTCGCCGCCCCGGTCGTGGCGCTGCCCGCGTTGCTGTGGGGCTGGCGGGGTGACCTGATCGCCCTCGGTGCGGTCGCGGTGCTGCTCGCGGTGATCCTGCTCGGCAGGCGAGGCGAGGCCGTGGCCGAGTCGGACCAGCCACGGCTGGGCTACCTCGCCTCCTTCCGCGCGCTGGCCGCGGTGCCCGGCGCGTTGCCGCTGGTGCTGGTGGCCGCGCTGCGCACGAGTGCCTTCATGGGCTACCTCGCCTACCTGGCCGCGTTCTACGACGAGCGGTTCGCGCTGTCGCCGGAGGTGTTCGCCTTCGTGTGGACGCTGTCCGGGGCCTCCTTCTTCGTCGGGAACCTGCTGGTGGGCAGGTTCATCAACGCCGCGGGCGCGAGCACCCGGATCGAGGCGGTGCTGGTGGGTGGGCTGGTGGTGGCCCTTGCCGCGATCATCGGCTTCTACTTCTCGCCGGTGCTGCCGGTCGCGCTGGTGCTCACCGCGGTGCTCGGCCTGGCCCACGCGACCGTGGCGGCCTGCGTGGTGAGCCTGCTGGTGCATCGCAGTGGCTCGCTACGCGGATCGGCGCTGAGCATCAACGCGGCCGGGATGAGCCTCGGCGTGTTCGCGGGTGCCGGCCTCGGTGGTATCGGGCTGGGCCTCGGTGGCTATCCCGGTACCGCCGCGGTGTTCGGTGGGCTCACACTGGTGGCGTTGCTGGCGGGGGCGATGGTACTGCGCGGCCGATCCACCGGACCCGCATGA
- a CDS encoding GHMP kinase translates to MRGTGYAPCHHGEILQGAFREADGSVCRGLVTLPMRTLGTRAEFVRLPGTTSDELEVLPADRTKAAKAARLAVAECARHRPCGGRLRLHSEVPIGLGMGSSTSDIIAAVHAVAASFGTRLRPADVARLAVRAECASDPLMLEHRPLLFAQREARVLEILGEALPRALVVGCITGGGRPVDTLALSATYGPAEVEAFEGLRTALRKAIASADLALLGQVSTESARHNQRVLAKEEFPVLAEVAATSGAAGVQIAHSGNVAGLLFDPDAPRLWPRVRGCVRALRANGITVTRVFSSSGGRECTSTSPTRSPSRNWCTPETAWSACGSRR, encoded by the coding sequence ATGAGGGGCACGGGGTACGCGCCCTGCCATCATGGCGAGATCCTGCAGGGCGCCTTCCGGGAGGCCGACGGATCGGTGTGCCGCGGCCTGGTCACCCTGCCGATGCGCACCCTCGGCACCAGGGCCGAGTTCGTCCGGTTGCCCGGCACGACATCGGACGAACTCGAGGTCCTGCCCGCGGACCGCACCAAGGCCGCCAAGGCGGCCAGGCTCGCCGTGGCCGAGTGCGCCCGGCACCGACCGTGTGGCGGGCGGCTGCGGCTGCACAGCGAGGTGCCGATCGGGTTGGGAATGGGGTCCTCGACCAGCGACATCATCGCGGCCGTGCACGCGGTCGCGGCCAGTTTCGGTACCCGGCTACGGCCGGCCGACGTGGCCAGGTTGGCCGTGCGCGCGGAATGCGCGAGCGACCCGCTGATGCTGGAGCATCGACCGCTGCTGTTCGCGCAGCGGGAGGCGCGGGTACTCGAGATCCTCGGTGAGGCGCTGCCTCGTGCCCTGGTGGTCGGGTGCATCACCGGCGGCGGCAGGCCGGTCGACACGCTGGCTCTCTCCGCCACGTACGGCCCGGCGGAGGTCGAGGCCTTCGAAGGGCTCAGGACCGCGCTGCGCAAGGCGATCGCGAGCGCCGATCTCGCGCTGCTTGGTCAGGTCAGCACGGAGAGCGCGCGGCACAACCAGCGGGTGCTCGCCAAGGAGGAGTTCCCTGTGCTGGCGGAGGTCGCCGCCACCAGCGGTGCCGCCGGGGTGCAGATCGCGCACAGCGGCAATGTCGCTGGCCTGCTCTTCGACCCGGACGCCCCGAGGCTGTGGCCACGGGTGCGCGGGTGCGTGCGCGCGTTGCGGGCCAACGGCATCACCGTCACCAGGGTGTTCAGCAGTTCGGGAGGACGGGAATGCACGAGCACATCGCCGACGCGATCGCCGAGCCGGAACTGGTGCACGCCGGAGACGGCCTGGTCTGCCTGCGGTTCGAGACGATGA
- a CDS encoding pyridoxal-phosphate dependent enzyme, translating to MHEHIADAIAEPELVHAGDGLVCLRFETMKVVSALAAVRHLLAEGTVRPGDTLLDSSSGIYAYALALAAHRFGLRCHIVGSTTVDHTLRTQLAVLGARLEQMEPSSDLKLDQDRRVRRVRELLRENPDYHWMRQYHDDIHYRGYLATAELIERELDLDRLTVVGGVGSGASTGALARFLRERSSSVELAGVQPFGSITFGCEHVHDPEIIIAGIGSSIPFGNVSHELYDAIHWIGFEAALAGSVDLLRRHAVFAGLSTGAGYLAARWERDREPDRTVLFIAADTGHRYVDSVFARHDEARRVEDFDPHDVSTMEELALPWSRMHWGRASAPPAAIFT from the coding sequence ATGCACGAGCACATCGCCGACGCGATCGCCGAGCCGGAACTGGTGCACGCCGGAGACGGCCTGGTCTGCCTGCGGTTCGAGACGATGAAGGTGGTCTCCGCGCTCGCTGCGGTCCGGCACCTGCTCGCCGAGGGCACCGTGCGGCCGGGGGACACCCTGCTGGACAGCTCCAGCGGCATCTACGCCTACGCGCTCGCGCTGGCCGCGCATCGGTTCGGGCTGCGCTGCCATATCGTCGGGTCGACCACGGTCGATCACACCCTGCGCACCCAGCTCGCCGTGCTCGGGGCGCGGCTGGAGCAGATGGAGCCCTCCAGCGACCTCAAGCTGGACCAGGACCGCAGGGTACGGCGGGTCCGCGAACTGTTGCGGGAGAACCCGGACTACCACTGGATGCGGCAGTATCACGACGACATCCACTATCGTGGCTACCTGGCCACCGCGGAGCTGATCGAGCGGGAACTCGACCTCGACCGGCTCACCGTGGTCGGCGGGGTCGGGTCCGGGGCCTCCACCGGCGCGCTGGCCCGGTTCCTGCGGGAACGGTCGTCCTCGGTCGAGCTGGCCGGGGTGCAGCCGTTCGGCAGCATCACCTTCGGCTGCGAGCACGTGCACGACCCGGAGATCATCATCGCCGGGATCGGCAGCTCGATCCCGTTCGGCAACGTCTCGCACGAGCTCTACGACGCCATCCACTGGATCGGCTTCGAGGCGGCGCTCGCCGGGAGCGTCGACCTGCTGCGCAGGCACGCCGTGTTCGCCGGGCTGTCCACCGGGGCGGGTTACCTCGCCGCGCGCTGGGAACGCGACCGCGAACCGGATCGGACCGTGCTGTTCATCGCCGCGGACACCGGACACCGGTACGTGGACTCCGTTTTCGCCAGGCACGACGAGGCGCGTCGGGTCGAGGACTTCGATCCACACGACGTGTCCACAATGGAGGAACTGGCGTTGCCGTGGTCCCGGATGCACTGGGGAAGGGCCTCGGCGCCCCCGGCGGCGATCTTCACCTGA
- a CDS encoding endonuclease/exonuclease/phosphatase family protein: MRRLSTLLLAVLTMLGVVAAPAAAAPDGTLTLARDTVRAGQPITVEYTTPRPHPKNWLGLYTEPGNGPVDETYVGPSLRWVYIPDAEGTATLPTEGLEPGDYIVYGLAEDGYRWLAEPVRLRLTSAAPPRFVTGEFDLRNARAKAPYRATVRGLVRGDTQGLRFRKLSGPGWVTVAADGTVSGTPHPAYSAKTSTLRVEARNGRGEKDTAKARIEVRPPGARLVPELKVLSWNLWHGGSQVNGAREKQLRFLLESDVDAVGMQETSSASGRVLAEALGWDYYQAGHDLAVISRYPIVGRGESPAESGLAGMSARIRIDEQRGQDVVLWNVHLGYTPYGPYDACFGGMSREELLANEQRSGRTGQITEVLAAMRPELAESDATPVLLTGDFNAPSHLDWTPGTRRCGYSSVDWPTSVLPRRAGLRDSFRVANPDPVAEPGTTWSPIFPTFQGGYGYDEHKGEPEPQDRIDFVHFAGELAVTESRAVVAGDPEPAPNHEDNEWTSDHAAVLTTFQVT; the protein is encoded by the coding sequence GTGCGCAGGCTGAGCACGTTGCTGCTGGCGGTGCTGACCATGCTCGGGGTGGTCGCGGCGCCGGCCGCCGCCGCGCCGGACGGCACGCTGACCCTGGCGCGGGACACCGTGCGCGCAGGGCAGCCGATCACCGTGGAGTACACGACCCCACGCCCGCACCCGAAGAACTGGCTCGGCCTCTACACCGAGCCGGGCAACGGGCCGGTGGACGAGACCTACGTCGGTCCCTCGCTGCGCTGGGTGTACATCCCGGACGCGGAGGGCACCGCGACCCTGCCGACCGAAGGGCTCGAGCCGGGCGACTACATCGTGTACGGGCTGGCCGAGGACGGGTACCGGTGGCTGGCCGAGCCGGTGCGCCTGCGGCTGACCAGTGCCGCGCCACCGCGGTTCGTGACCGGCGAGTTCGACCTGCGCAACGCGCGCGCGAAGGCCCCGTACCGGGCGACGGTGCGCGGGCTGGTCCGCGGGGACACCCAGGGTCTGCGGTTCCGCAAGCTGTCCGGGCCGGGATGGGTCACCGTCGCCGCGGACGGCACGGTGTCCGGGACGCCGCACCCCGCCTACTCGGCGAAGACCTCGACGCTCCGGGTCGAGGCACGGAACGGCCGCGGCGAGAAGGACACCGCGAAGGCCAGGATCGAGGTCCGGCCGCCGGGAGCCAGGTTGGTGCCGGAGCTGAAGGTGCTGAGCTGGAACCTCTGGCACGGCGGCAGCCAGGTGAACGGGGCACGGGAGAAGCAACTTCGCTTCCTACTGGAATCCGATGTGGACGCGGTCGGGATGCAGGAGACCTCCTCGGCCTCGGGCAGGGTGCTCGCCGAGGCACTCGGCTGGGACTACTACCAGGCAGGCCACGACCTGGCCGTGATCAGCAGGTACCCGATCGTCGGCCGCGGCGAGTCGCCCGCGGAGTCCGGGCTGGCCGGGATGAGCGCGCGGATCCGGATCGACGAGCAGCGCGGGCAGGACGTCGTGCTGTGGAACGTCCATCTCGGTTACACGCCCTATGGCCCCTACGACGCCTGTTTCGGCGGGATGAGCCGGGAGGAACTGCTGGCCAACGAGCAGCGGTCCGGCCGGACCGGGCAGATCACCGAGGTGCTGGCCGCGATGCGGCCGGAGCTCGCGGAGTCCGACGCGACACCGGTACTGCTGACCGGCGACTTCAACGCCCCCTCGCACCTGGACTGGACCCCGGGCACCCGGCGGTGCGGCTACTCCTCGGTCGACTGGCCCACCTCGGTGTTGCCGCGGCGGGCGGGGCTGCGGGATTCGTTCCGGGTCGCCAACCCGGACCCGGTGGCCGAACCCGGGACCACCTGGTCGCCGATCTTCCCCACCTTCCAGGGTGGATACGGGTACGACGAGCACAAGGGCGAGCCGGAACCGCAGGACCGGATCGACTTCGTGCACTTCGCGGGCGAGCTGGCGGTCACCGAATCCCGCGCCGTGGTGGCCGGTGACCCCGAGCCCGCCCCGAACCACGAGGACAACGAGTGGACCTCCGACCACGCGGCGGTGCTCACCACCTTCCAGGTCACCTGA